The Helianthus annuus cultivar XRQ/B chromosome 15, HanXRQr2.0-SUNRISE, whole genome shotgun sequence genomic sequence TTTACATATTCATATTCTAACCAATCCAATCCCTACTGGTTTCCACTTCTCTTCAGTTTTGCCGCAACTTGCTCCTCTGACAACGGCAGGTAGTAGATGCGAGGGGTTGCTTTCGTCTTTCGGAACAGATCATCCAACGTCACAACCGGAGGTTCCATTCTCTCGGGGAGCGGGGGAGGTGGAGGAAGAGCTACTGCTGGTTGTTGTGATTGCAGTGGACGAGAGTCACGAGacaatggtggtggaggtggaagTGGGAGCGGGGGTGGAGGAGGAAGCTGGGTTTGCGGTGGTGGTTTTGTGGCGGCTGGAGTTTGTGGTTTTTTGGCGGCTGGAGGTGGTGGTTTTGTGGCGGGCCTGGCGGCTTGAAGTGGTGGGGGTACTGGAGATGGTAATGGAGCTTCAGTTCGAGTCTTCACCTCTGATGGATCCACAAACTCAGCTATAAGCAGACGGCCTCCGTTTGTTGGCCATTGGAGGTTGTACACAGCGTTTCGAGTCTCTATAGCTTCTTCGACTGATGAATACTGCAGCAGAACATGAGAGAAAATAGACACAATTCATTAACTTCCACAATATTACAAAACTTATTTGGGAACTAGATTCAATATTACGAAAAGTTATCTAGCAAAACATGAGTGAAAAAAGACAAGTTTTTCTCTCCTGTTTTTGTAAAAATAGTATAATTTAAAAAATGCGTCGTAAAATAGGGAAAAAGTTTTGTTAACGTTATTATGTTAAAAGTAGTGAACCTTAAATGAAACATATTGTATTattcatgtttttttttctaatgtTTCATTCAACATTAAAATTTTGTTTATTTCTAATAACTTGTAAGGGAAGGGttctttgcagaacttcatattTAGGCAGAACTAATATCAACCACTCATTTTTTTCAAATTATTaaaatgtaaaaataaataaaaagggtaaaatagtaatttacaAATTGTTTCTCACCCATTAACTAAATCCCTATCATCTCTCCTATCTTCAACCTTTTATATTAGGAGTCGAACTGATTTTAATTACGATCTTTATTTTTTCAACTTGGCTAAGGATCATATTTGATTATGTATCGCTTATTTACATATGTGTGATTGTTATACATGTATATAAATATAGTATTTACAATTAATTTAATATTCAAATTGTTCCACGCTTTCCGCGTAAATAGTGATGATCTATTTTTCAAACTCGTTATCTATTTACATATGTATAATTTTTCACACCAATAATACAAATCATTATCTATTTACATATTATacttcaaataataataataaaaaaagaagtGTTTACAAAATATGCATGTAACAAAAATTGATGTAAGAAACATAGTAACCTAAACACACAATTCGAAACTACACTTACATATCTGTGCATAGACGTTTACACAAATGTAGGTAACAAAATACAGATGTTTTCATATGTAAACGTTTGTTCAACACTTCAACctatttaaaaaattaaatagATTTTTCAATCTACACATGCGGTTTCTTCAATTGTTATATAATACTTTAATTTAATATCTAATACTAGTTATAAATAGCTAAACTAAAAACAAAGCTTCTGCATAACACATATATACTTAACTATATACGTACGCATAACATTGTTTTGCATATATGTAAGTTAAATATTTACATACGTGTAACCTggttttacatatgtgtaaattaaatattttcatatattttattATCATTAATATGTGTAATTAAATTAAATACATATATGTAGCAAGTAAACACACAAAATCAATTAGCGTTTATAAAAGCTTTTCAAAAACAATCATCATTGACAAGAAAGTATCTTAATTTGGGAATAATATTTGAGGCAACAGAATTGGACATCCAATAATAATGTTATGGTGATATGGGGTCAGGTGAAATCCAACATTCAAATCAAATGAAAAACAAGAATGCAAGTCAAATGAGAATGCATCGTGTTTTTTGAGAGAGAGAAAAAAGAATATGTAAGGATCAGGGACGGTTTGGTTAGGATTGAGAGAGTTGCAGACATATTCAAAGAACTCATTTTTTAAATCTTCACAAAATgccctttttttatttattaaaaggtCCTTCAAAGATTTGTTACTTAAGTAAACACCATGATTGATTTAAACCATAGATCAAATGATCTAAGGGTTCAAAAGAGTTCTTAAAGTTCTGAAAATATAtagagttctgaaatgatccttaACTTGTAATATGTATAAGTTGATAAAGATCTAGATATGCAATTTTGTTAAGTTTTTTTCGTCTACAATTcggttttaaattttattaataacTGAGTCACATCCAAAATAAAGTATTTCTGGATGTTACAAgacaaaatattttattttggaTACAGCTCCATTTTCAATAAAATTTTATAGAAATGTAGACAAATAAAACTGAAGAAAAGTACTATATACTTGGATTTTTTATTAAATCATACATTTTAGAAGTTATTATAGAATATATGTTAAATACAAATTAGAAGAAAAGAAACATTGTGAAAAAACCCGGGTTGGGTTACTTTTACGAAACAAAACAAAGTTCCTACTCTTACAGATTATTTTTATATTCACACTActtttagatatatatatatatacacacacacacacacacttgtgtaACATATACTTTTATTCAATAACTAGTCTTAAACCTCCCGTGTTGCGGTAAGGGGGCATAAAATCGTGCTACAAGCATTGTGAGGGAGATGTAAAACCATACCAAGTAGCAACCAAACAACGACCAAAACTGGGAAAAAGAGGGGGAAAAACACGAATTTCTAACACCAAGTTACTCACGTCACGCGACGTAAAATGTAGACAGagtcgaatttataccgacacgtgtCAGAAAGTCGAATGGGTAAAAAAACAGAGGGACCAAATGTGACCACCAAGCAATGTGCTAAGTAGCAACCGAACGACAACCATATCCGGAAAAAgcgtaaaacaaaaacaaataaaaaaactataCTAATTTAACTTTTGTGGCAAAGTTATAAAAAATCAAAGTTTTATTACAAAAATGGGAAACCTAAAAGATTTactatgcaaaaaaaaaaactatttctCATAATGTTATGAgttaatatatatagataatttttaaaatttacaCCCTGTGTTCTTATAGCGGTAATATAGtcagagagaaagagagagagaggtgacTTACAGTAACATAACAGTGAGTTTTGATTTGATCCATCCAGAAACTAACAACTGTACCCGTTTTGCCAAGAAGTTCTTGCACAGCCTTTAGAGTGAACGGACGCAGAAAACGATCAATTCTAAGGGAAGTGGTCGGAGACATTGACGATGGCGGAACTGCCAAACGAACATGAAAATTTGAGAGATGAATCATTTACTCATACCACATTTCAGTAAATAGAAAGCCAGTGAAGTAACTCACCAACACGTTCCTTTGGCTCCTCGTGGCTAACTGAAGAATCAGACTTCAAAAACCTGTGCCTCATAGGTGTAGTAGAGACAGATGAATTAGTAGTTTGCTGTTGAGAATTCAACATGCGCTGCCGCTTTACCACCTCGCTGTTTGTCGCTGCTTCTTGATCTGCCATGAAAGTGATATATAAATGGATAATGGATACAGCACAAGACAAGTATATTCTATTTGGAGCTGCTAAACCACAAACACATTTTAACATAAACTTCCCAAAAAGGACAATGGTTGTCACAAATGGCCATTTAAGGTAATATCTATGCAGTTATAGCGGTCCAAAATCAGATAGTGGTCAAgtaccgatatttgagatataggttatcgcggtgggatatcaaTAATTTTACATCATACAGAAttcatatatacacatatataaaacgtaaaacatatataaatattagggtgggagttggctacaaagtccatttttcctacaaagtgtaaaaagtcataaaacaccgtAATGCCAAGCATAaaaacactcaaaacccacaaataacaaagtgaagattactaaaacgccatatttgtgggttttgtgttgtgttttggatgataaggctttgattatcgaatgactaacattagtgtgttttatgttgattatcatgttgtgttttatattcataattCTACGacggtgtgtttgaagtttttatagactgttagggtttggatattgtgttttagtgatcttcactctattatttgtgggttttgagagtgttttatgactttgtacactttggaggaaaaatgaactttgtaGCCAAACCCCACCCATATTATTAAATTATTAATAGTAAGAggcaatttcatatatacccCTACAAACTTtcaaaaatatcatatatacccttgtaaaattataaatatcatatatacccttGTAAAATTATAAATATCGTATATACCCTTACAAAGTTGTTGAAATATTATATATACCCAATTCATTAAAAACAATTTAACAAAAGACAATTCTACTTTTGTTTTTCTTGAACTTTGAAATCTCATATATGACCTTTAACTTTAAATATTATATTCACTCTAGTCTTTTCTAGCTTAATTTATTTagcttaaatattatatatatggAGAATACTATTgtttatagaaaaaaaaataaaaacaaaaataggtaaaaataaatttaagcttcaaatgtgttatataaaaatatgaagttaaaagatgagcatatatgaaaacttagaagttaaaaaaataagtgtaaaatgattatttattagattgtttttaatatattgggtatatttgatattttaactattttgtaagggtatatatgatatttttagtCTTTGTAAGGACATATATGATACTTTTCGTTTTTGTTGGGTATATATGAAATTTTTCAAGtttgtaagggtatatatgaaattaatcTTAATAGTAATATCAAAAGTCAAAACTCAAAAGTGCCAGGTAATCAGGTATTTGAAACATGATCTAATCATAAGCCTGAAATCTTCCTCCGAGTCCACATCAACCAAGGCATCCAAAATAACGATCAACATCGGTCAATAGCGCATATAATAGTGGTTCCCTATTTTAGACCGCTATTTGACACCGCTATTTTGGAAGAGCCCGATAACCACTATCCCACCGCTATTGACTGCTTAGGGTAATATCAAACCGGCGCCGTACTACGAAAACATCTTTTGTTGACTTTTAAAGTAGTCACCAACCATTATACAACACTTACAAGCTTGTCAAATACCACCCCGTTAATGTTGTCCAAGAATAAACACGAATATAATACATACGACCACCAACAAAAGATTATCTTCTTATCTTGCTCAGTTTCTCATTTTCAAATGGGTGAAAGAAGCGTTGTAATCAAAAGCGATAATCGATAAACGAATTACTTGAAGAAGATATGAGtaccaaatttttttcaaaagaaaattcTTACATAGCATTGGTAAAACAATTTCAGGGTGGAAAATAAAGTTAACGGTATCACTCAAATAAGCATATCAAAAAGGAAAGGAATTAGACATAAACCAACTATATGCGAGAAAATACAATTAAAGATCATGGCAAGTATAGTTGTTAACAGCGAATAGCAGATGATAGCGACAAGCAACCTATACGTTATGTAGCAATGGCAATGAAATAGCGGGCGATATTTTATGTTTAGCGATACAAtagaagaaaattttagaaatattttttGTATATTATAGGTGTTTCTAGACGTATAttaatttaacaaataaaatccaGTTATCGTATAACGTATATTTTATCACTATTgatattaaacaaaaaaaaaacctgaaATCCCTCTATTTGCTCCCTATGGAGGCACCAAAATCAGATAGCGATGAATGAGTGTTTcgctacgctattcgctatatcgctattaacaactatgatgGCAAGGGAAGGAAAGATGCATATTAGTATAAAGTTTACCATGAAGCTTTCTTTTTATGGGCCTCACAGCAGGATCACTGTTCTCTTTAGTACATTCAGTAATCTTGGCAGCAGGTGTATCCTCAACCATGACATCAACAGGCTCAATTTGTTTACTCTCTAATGCATCCTCCTCCATTGAATCATCACCAGAGCTTCGGTCTAAATTTAACTTCTCTGGCGAACCGACATCTCCACTTTCAGCAATACTGACATCTTTCTTGTCAGTAGGGACGACGGCATTGACTACAACTGATTCTGTTTTGCCGTCATCAGAGACAACTTTACCGAATGACATCTCAGGCTTAACATCAAGTTCTACTTTGACATCACCATCAGCAGCAATTACATTATCCTTTAGTTCAATCTTTTCAGTACCTGACATAGTATCAATAGAAATAGAATCAGATTTTACTTCGCTGACCTCAACTACCCGGCTACCAACATCAGAAGATGGCGTTACGTCAGGCTTCGACTCTCCATCCTCTGCATGCACCTCGATCTTGTTGGTATCAGTGACTGTAACAGAAGCTTCCATGGAAACCTTCTCAACTACCTGAACTCCCTCCGTGCTTGTGGAAATAGTGCCATGATCCAGTTTTGTGTCCAATGACTGCAAACCATCGACCTTATCATTGTTTTCATCATCCAGATTCTCTGTAGTGTTATCTTTCTCTAGGCTCTCATTAACATCCAACTTCTCAGCCATCTTATCTTTCTCTGAGCTCTCGTTGATATCTAACTTCTCAGTCACCTTATCTTTCTCTAAGCTCTCGTTAATATCCAACTTCTCAGTCTTGTTATCGTCCTCTAGGTTCTCACTTTTGGCATTGGTGTCATCAGGCTTTTCAATATCACTGACACCATTGCTATGAGTTTGGTTAGCCTCATCCAGTTCGGTACGAATAGCTTCATCCAACCTCTTAACCAGATCATCTTTTAGACCTTTGGTTATTAGGTTTCTTTTCTTGAGTTCTTCCTTTAGCTCGGTTACTTTCCACTGATCAAGGGGGCGATTTTCAAGGACAACATACGGTGAAGACATTGTTGATTCTTTTTGCTATCTGACTTTTCTCCAACCCTGGTCAAACATCAAATTCAGTATTTATATTTATTCACATGGTCACACCAGATCAACAGAATAATACATCCCCGGTGGACAGGAACAGAGATATATCATGACCCACATGCGATCATCAATATTTTCATAAAAAGTACGTCTATAGTCATATATATTCAGGATAAAATGATGTCAGACAAGAAGAAACTTGTGCCATTAGACTAGTGTCCCAAAGAAGCATATGTCAACGTGATTGTGTGGCCATGTAAAGATGGACTTCAGATATACGGATTGATGACTTGCCGAATAAGAGATCATAAACAGGTTACAGGTAGGCATAACTCAATCTAACATAGGTAAAACACACAGACAGTACAACTAAAACACGATAACTTACCAACTACATAAACCAAAAGAATGGCAACAGATACCACTTACATGGGCTAATGTACTAGGGTTTCTTTTCCAGTACACTCATTACTAAAAACGTAACACTAGTTTTatccatagttgttaatggcgaatagcgacaaatagcgataaggtacctatatgctacaaaGCGAATTACGAtaaatagcgggcgctattttataaatagcgatacactagaaaaaaaattaaaaattttatatgtatattttatcaaaataccctggtacatacgctattttacatgtatactTAACAAAAATCTATGAtctagctattttatagctatatttaatcactatttatatttaaaaaattaaaaataaataactgAAATCCCGCTATTTATGGCTACATACCCTGTAGCGACCTTCGACCTATACACTACGTTATTCGCTATAGCGACCATGGTGACCGCATAGACAACTATGGTTTTACCAGCTAAAAGTTGGCGCAGACAAAACCGTCCAACATCTCACACAACACGGCAGACGAACATGTTTACAGGCCCCAAACAGAACACAAAAACACGAGACTGAACGAACACGCTCGACTCTATCTATTATTACGAACAGAAATCAAAACCACACGATTACCATAACCCTAACCATCTACTTATAGTCTTATACTAAACCAACATCTTGTAAAACAAGAAACATAAACCACTCAAATAGAAAACTAAACAAAGACTCAATATCTTAACCTAAGATCCAACCCCGTAAATAGAACCTACTAATTAACCCTCTAACCATTCACCATTACATCATTTCAATGAACATGATACCAACAATAAACAAAATTCTCAAATATTCATCATAAAATCATTTTAATAAACATGATACCAAAATCTGAATCAAGTAAACACATAGTACAACACTCACAGTGGCGTTCGATTCGACGAATCCTTCAAAGTGATCACACTGAATTTAGGAGAATATCATGAAACCCTAAGTTCACCAGCACACAAAAACAACCATCAGAAGAATAAAAACTAGTAAATTAGCAACGCGATTGAAGAAAACTCATGATTAAGAGCTACGGTGTGCAAACAATGAAAGTAAAATACTAAAACGATGAATTAGACGAAAGGAAAACACGAATTAGGGTTCGTTTTTGAAGGATTTTGGTTATGGAAGACCAAAATGCAGATTCTATAAGATGTGGCGTgattaattgagaagaaaatggGGCTGTTTTGGTTAGGGTTTCGTCTCAAGGGTGGAACTGGAAATGAGATCTTACCTTGCGAATGTTAATTTTGATAAATGCATGATGATAATTCTAGAATAACGATTAATCTATTGGGGATTTAAATAGACACTTTGCGATTCTAGTGGGATCTAACTTgggttttta encodes the following:
- the LOC110912098 gene encoding apoptotic chromatin condensation inducer in the nucleus isoform X2 translates to MSSPYVVLENRPLDQWKVTELKEELKKRNLITKGLKDDLVKRLDEAIRTELDEANQTHSNGVSDIEKPDDTNAKSENLEDDNKTEKLDINESLEKDKVTEKLDINESSEKDKMAEKLDVNESLEKDNTTENLDDENNDKVDGLQSLDTKLDHGTISTSTEGVQVVEKVSMEASVTVTDTNKIEVHAEDGESKPDVTPSSDVGSRVVEVSEVKSDSISIDTMSGTEKIELKDNVIAADGDVKVELDVKPEMSFGKVVSDDGKTESVVVNAVVPTDKKDVSIAESGDVGSPEKLNLDRSSGDDSMEEDALESKQIEPVDVMVEDTPAAKITECTKENSDPAVRPIKRKLHDQEAATNSEVVKRQRMLNSQQQTTNSSVSTTPMRHRFLKSDSSVSHEEPKERVVPPSSMSPTTSLRIDRFLRPFTLKAVQELLGKTGTVVSFWMDQIKTHCYVTYSSVEEAIETRNAVYNLQWPTNGGRLLIAEFVDPSEVKTRTEAPLPSPVPPPLQAARPATKPPPPAAKKPQTPAATKPPPQTQLPPPPPLPLPPPPPLSRDSRPLQSQQPAVALPPPPPLPERMEPPVVTLDDLFRKTKATPRIYYLPLSEEQVAAKLKRSGNQ
- the LOC110912098 gene encoding apoptotic chromatin condensation inducer in the nucleus isoform X3, encoding MSSPYVVLENRPLDQWKVTELKEELKKRNLITKGLKDDLVKRLDEAIRTELDEANQTHSNGVSDIEKPDDTNAKSENLEDDNKTEKLDINESLEKDKVTEKLDINESSEKDKMAEKLDVNESLEKDNTTENLDDENNDKVDGLQSLDTKLDHGTISTSTEGVQVVEKVSMEASVTVTDTNKIEVHAEDGESKPDVTPSSDVGSRVVEVSEVKSDSISIDTMSGTEKIELKDNVIAADGDVKVELDVKPEMSFGKVVSDDGKTESVVVNAVVPTDKKDVSIAESGDVGSPEKLNLDRSSGDDSMEEDALESKQIEPVDVMVEDTPAAKITECTKENSDPAVRPIKRKLHDQEAATNSEVVKRQRMLNSQQQTTNSSVSTTPMRHRFLKSDSSVSHEEPKERVVPPSSMSPTTSLRIDRFLRPFTLKAVQELLGKTGTVVSFWMDQIKTHCYVTYSSVEEAIETRNAVYNLQWPTNGGRLLIAEFVDPSEVKTRTEAPLPSPVPPPLQAARPATKPPPPAAKKPQTPAATKPPPQTQLPPPPPLPLPPPPPLSRDSRPLQSQQPAVALPPPPPLPERMEPPVVTLDDLFRKTKATPRIYYLPLSEEQVAAKLKRSGNQ
- the LOC110912098 gene encoding apoptotic chromatin condensation inducer in the nucleus isoform X1, translating into MSSPYVVLENRPLDQWKVTELKEELKKRNLITKGLKDDLVKRLDEAIRTELDEANQTHSNGVSDIEKPDDTNAKSENLEDDNKTEKLDINESLEKDKVTEKLDINESSEKDKMAEKLDVNESLEKDNTTENLDDENNDKVDGLQSLDTKLDHGTISTSTEGVQVVEKVSMEASVTVTDTNKIEVHAEDGESKPDVTPSSDVGSRVVEVSEVKSDSISIDTMSGTEKIELKDNVIAADGDVKVELDVKPEMSFGKVVSDDGKTESVVVNAVVPTDKKDVSIAESGDVGSPEKLNLDRSSGDDSMEEDALESKQIEPVDVMVEDTPAAKITECTKENSDPAVRPIKRKLHDQEAATNSEVVKRQRMLNSQQQTTNSSVSTTPMRHRFLKSDSSVSHEEPKERVVPPSSMSPTTSLRIDRFLRPFTLKAVQELLGKTGTVVSFWMDQIKTHCYVTYSSVEEAIETRNAVYNLQWPTNGGRLLIAEFVDPSEVKTRTEAPLPSPVPPPLQAARPATKPPPPAAKKPQTPAATKPPPQTQLPPPPPLPLPPPPPLSRDSRPLQSQQPAVALPPPPPLPERMEPPVVTLDDLFRKTKATPRIYYLPLSEEQVAAKLKRSGNQSAGRKEASEQKRKSSFCDRFRTLGGLPICLRPICLNSIKTHIRFRLLAPSSKTLINACFCFERSHLISIANFKSKSFIVYTFTW